ataCGAAGTAAGAATAATATAAATGTTACTAATGCAGTAACACGGGCATCTCCCGGGCCTAAAAACTAGTTTctcttaaaaaaaaagaatcttcTCCTTTATTTCTACAACAATGAGGAGtcatcttaaaaaaaaaaaaaaaaaaaaaaatgctaaGTGGATGGTACGTGTTTCCTCTCGATTACTCAATAATCATGCTCTAACAATCCATGCCAAATCGGTATTATTGAAGTTGACTTGTAGTGGTATTTCTTTTACCCATCCATGCCAACTCGGCATTACTCCCACTGCCGACCTAAATATGAGGCCCAAAAGGCCAGAAGGATAGCATAATTTCATCCACATTTGGattattttcaattaattgttactatctttttgttcctttgctATTTTGAGAATTGAGACACATAAAATGATAAAAACCATTGAAAACAATAAAACACTATTTTATCCACTTTTTGAAATTTTGGTAAATCTCATTTCCAAACAAAATCTCATCACAAAAAATGAACCTAGGTGTCCATAGATAAACCCCCATCTTTTTGAAAatttaaatattatccaaaaaaaaaaaaacctgtcATCACAAAATAAAGGACAGGTGTCTTTACCTAAAATTTTTATGATCCTAATCCATCACACATTCCAACGGTCATTATCCTTTACACTTTCTAGAAGCAAACTCTCTCTCATTCCCAAAAAcaggaaaaatataaaagtaaacACCTTGAAAAACTTTACGTAAACCCTATTTTTTGCAAAATTTCAATTGAGAAATTTGAGACTTTTCCCTGTTCATCCCCAAATCTGCCCTCTACCCATCCCTTATCTCCAACGCAATTCGAAACCCTTTTCTTCAGTTCCTGAAATAATCCCTATTTCATCAACTATACTTTAGGGCTTTTTTCATCTGGGTTTTTAATGGCGGATGTTCTAAGAAAATCCATCGTTTTCTCTCCAAAAACTTCTCATCGTAATAATCATAGCAAACGTAAATTTTTTCCCATCAAATGTTCATTTCCTGCAAATAATGGAGGCAGATTAGTTGGGATTTCTTCGAGGAGTAGTTTTGGTGGTGTGGGAACTGCGGTTGATCAAAATCGCAATATTTGGTCTCAAAAATCGAGGAACTTCCAATCAATTGGTGCCAAGGTTTGTGAAAATTTTCTgggtttctttatttttatggaATTTTGACACCCATGTCGTTTAATTTCCTCTCTGTATATGAATCTGATTGATTAGGTTATTAATTGATCATTAAACCTTCAAATAGCATATActtgtttaaattttttattgtttaCCTTTGTTGGTAGATAATTAGATATATGTCCCTTTTGGTATCCTTGATTATTGCTTGGTCTGAGGAGCTggtaaattttcaatttatggGGTTTGTTTTTATCAATTCCAAAGTCAAGTTGGGCTCCAGCTTGTGAAAGAGGGATTATTTGTCAAAATATGTCTTTGTGTCATTGTATGTGCGTGGTTTGCTAGGACTTGTGTTTTGTGGTATGATAAGAGTGTTTTGAAAAGATTCGCCAGAATCGCCAGTTAGGTGGTGTAGGGAGGTCAAGCTGTATGAATTCTGCCTATAAGAGTACAAGGAGGTAAGTTGTATGAATTCCGCCATCAGGTGCAATCAAGAGGGGGTACAGGGATGTTGGTGTTGTGTGAATTCTGCCATTATGGTTTGTCGAAAAACTAATTTCAGAGGTCATGGCTGACAATCTGTGGAATTTGGATCTCTTGGATCTTTATGGCTTTGCTTTTGTCCATTGTTGCAATTTGTCTACCTGCTTTGTTCGAAGTTATACTATTGAGCCTATGTTCACTCTCTCTGGTTGCCAAGTGTGGCTTGTAATCTCATGTTTAGATAAGTTGGAAGGTTGAGTACTGCTCTTGCAGTAGTACTTAGTCTTTATTTGTAATGAATGCAGATGGGTCTTAGCATTGGCAAAGCACATAAGTGGTGGGAGAAAGGACTTCAACAAAATATGAGAGAGATAACTTCTGCAGAAGACCTAGTGGATTCTTTACTAAATGCAGGAGATAATTTGGTTGTCGTTGATTTTTTCTCTCCTGGATGTGGAGGCTGCAGGGCTCTTCATCCTAAGGTACCTTCATTCTATCAATCTTACATAGGTTTTCCTCTGGTTTGTTATATTAATGTTAAAGGGTGAAGAATTTATTAGTGTAGTATTATTCTTGTTGACTGCTTGAATCCCTTTGTATAACTAATTATCTGTGTTGGTTTATGCAGTTATGTCAGTTGGCAGAGATGAACcctgatgttcagtttctccaGGTGAACTATGAGGAGCACAAATCCATGTGTTATAGCCTTAATGTTCATGTTCTCCCTTTCTTTCGGTTCTACAGAGGCGCTGAAGGTCGCGTGTGCAGCTTCAGCTGCACAAATGCCACGGTTAGTTTGCTTTTCTCACACTCCTCTTCCTGCTGCTAGacttggtttggtttggtttggttagACGAGTAATTTATTCTCATTGTGTCATTGAAAAGCTTTATAATTGGTTAGGGAAAATTAGTTTAGTTGGTACTCCGTAGTTGATAACTGATAGAATTATCCAAATAAATGTATTACAGATTAAGAAATTCAAGGATGCTTTAGCCAAGCATGGAACAGATAGGAGCAGCCTTGCTCCAACTAAAGGGCTGGACGAGAAGGAGCTCGTTGCTCTTGCTGCTAACAAAGAACTTTCATTTACCTACACATCAAAACCAGTGGAAGCGGAACCTGTACCTGAGCACCAAGAAGTTTTAGTCAATGCTGACGATAAAGCTGCAGCGAAAGAGTCTCTTTCTTCCAACAGGAAAACTCTTGGCTCATCATCAACCTTAAGATCTGCTCAAGAGAACGAAGATAAAACTTTGGCCACTGCCAGGAGATGATTTTAAGTGTCTTCCTGGCAATTTACTACTTGTACAGTACTGTAATATGTTTGTGgtgtgtatttttatttttatttttaataccTGTAAAAATGAAATATCAACTGTGGCAGAGTTTGGGTTCGTTTTATTAGTCCAAACTTGCCATGTCTGTGGAATAGTACCGGAAAATTGGTCTGCCTAATGCAGCCTATATAGGGTCTGTTTTTAAGTCCCTGTGAAAGAAGAAAATTGAGAGGATGTTGAATAGGAGCACGAGGATGTGTGTTTATGTAGTTTTTCACTTGGATGTGTCTTTTCGGAAAATTATACTCCGAACTTTGTATTTGGATTTGTACTATACTTTGTACCAAGTATGTGGCAATgtattatgtttgaaattagCTAACAATACATTGACATTTTCCGGCAAAAATAACCGTTTTATTGTAACCATTGTATTCAGGGGCGAAGCATAATGTTGGACTAGGTAGGCCATGGCCCCCCTAAGGCCCAACCACACCTATTAAATAAAAGACTAACAAGTTAACATTAGATAGTCTCTATTGGACTGGCCCCCTTAAGCGGCTAAGCCTACTTGCTCAATTAGTGTTCGGCCCCCTTTGATAACCGAGTCTGGTTTCGCCCCTGATTGTATTGCTGAAGAGTTGACTCTGAACTAGACCGAAAGTGCCAACCTCCATGGCTCATCCCGGGCCCCACTTTTACGTTCCTCAAGCAGACGACGGTGGCCAACAAGCAGACCTTCTCAAGACAGTCATGCTGCATGGAGGTCTTACGCACAATAATAAATAgagcagaagaaaaaaaatataatccaACTCGTGCAGATGAGCAAATTTCAACAAATAATAGTAGGTTAAAAAAGAGTGCTCCAGAAAAATTGATAATCGTCAAGTGTTAGATATTTTTTCGATGTTGAGGCCCTAACGTGTTTTATATGAGGC
This genomic stretch from Spinacia oleracea cultivar Varoflay chromosome 3, BTI_SOV_V1, whole genome shotgun sequence harbors:
- the LOC110785418 gene encoding thioredoxin-like 1-1, chloroplastic, with amino-acid sequence MADVLRKSIVFSPKTSHRNNHSKRKFFPIKCSFPANNGGRLVGISSRSSFGGVGTAVDQNRNIWSQKSRNFQSIGAKMGLSIGKAHKWWEKGLQQNMREITSAEDLVDSLLNAGDNLVVVDFFSPGCGGCRALHPKLCQLAEMNPDVQFLQVNYEEHKSMCYSLNVHVLPFFRFYRGAEGRVCSFSCTNATIKKFKDALAKHGTDRSSLAPTKGLDEKELVALAANKELSFTYTSKPVEAEPVPEHQEVLVNADDKAAAKESLSSNRKTLGSSSTLRSAQENEDKTLATARR